From Abyssibius alkaniclasticus:
AGCGGGCCTGGGTCAACGACCGGCCCGTAAGTGGCGAGGTTTTGCGCAGCCTGTCCGATGTTCTGGTCGAACTCCACGGCCAGCATGATGACCGTGGCCTGCTTGATGCGCGCGGCCATATGGGCCTGCTCGACAGTTTCGCGCAGAACGATGCGCAGCTTGAGGCGACCCGCGCCGCCTGGCGCCAGCTTGCCAGCCTTCGCAGCGCCATTGCCAAGGCGCTGGCCGCGCAGGACGCCGCCGCGCGCGACAAAGACTTTCTGACCCATGCCGTGGCCGAGCTTGACCAGTTTGCCCCCGAAACCGGCGAGGATGAGGCGCTGGACACCCGCCGCCGCCTGATGCAGGCCGCGCAGCGCATTCGTGAAGACGTGGCCAAGGCCGCCAATGCCATGTCGCATGAAGGGGCCGAAGGCGCGATGGGCGATGCCTTGCGCTGGCTGGAAGATGTCGCCCCCAAAGCCGAAGGCCTGCTCGATGGCGCGATCGACGCGCTTGGCCGCGCGCTCAACGAGCTTGGCGAGGCACAGTCCGAGGTTGAGCGCGCGCTCGACCGCCTGCTGGCCGACCCGGATGATCTCGACCTGGTCGAAGAGCGGCTGTTTGCCTTGCGTGCCCTCGCGCGCAAACATCAGGTGGCCCCGAATGACCTGGCCGGGCTGGCCGATGAATTGCGCGCGCGGCTTGGGGCCATCACCAGTGGCGCGGAAAACTTGGCAAGGCTGAAGGCCGACGCCATCAGGGCCGAAGAGGCATTTCAAACGCAGGCCGGGGCGCTGACGGCCGCGCGCCAGAAGGCCGCCAAGAAGCTCGATGCCGCAATGGCTGCCGAGCTTGCCTCGCTGAAGCTGGAACAGGCGCGGTTTTCCACCGCGATCGGTGAAGCCACGGCGGGGCCGGACGGGGTCGATTCCGTCAGCTTCGTGGTGGCCACCAATCCCGGCGCCCCGGCCGGGCCGATTGACCGTATCGCCTCGGGCGGCGAGCTTTCGCGGTTCTTGCTGGCGCTTAAGGTCTGCCTGTCGGCGCGCAGCTCTGGCTTGACGATGATCTTTGACGAGATCGACCGCGGCGTGGGCGGCGCGACCGCCGATGCGGTGGGCCGCCGGCTGGCCGCCGTTGCCGCAAGAAGCCAGGTGCTGGTGGTGACGCATTCACCGCAGGTGGCCGCGCAGGGCGCGCATCATTGGCGCGTGGAAAAGGCCGTGCAGAAGGGGCAAACCGAAACCCGCGTGCGCCCGCTTGATGCGCCGGAACGGGTAGACGAGATTGCCCGTATGCTGGCGGGTGACAGCATTACCGACGCCGCGCGCGCCGCCGCACAATCGCTGCTCGCTTCGCGCACAGCATCTTGATTTATATCAACGCAGCCAACACATGAAGGGTGTGATATAAGCAAACAGAATGGAGTTTGCCGATGAACCCGCATAGTGACCGCCGCGCAGCACTTGAAAACCGCCTCAAAGAGCTGAACTGGAAGCTTGTCGAGATAGAGGACGCGCTGGATGAAACCCCCAGCGCCGATTCCGAGGAACGCGCGGTCGAGCGTGAGGATGACGAGGTTCTGGAAGGGATCGGCGCGGCCAGTCAGGCTGAAATCCGCATGATCAACGCCGCCCTTGCGCGCATTGAAAGCGGGGATTACGGCATTTGCACCATCTGCGGCGAAGACATAGCCGAAGCCCGGCTTGACCTTGTCCCGCATACGCCATTTTGTAAAAACTGCGCCCCATAGGAGAGTTTATGTCATTTGAATCGCTCAAGGCCCGCATTGCCATGTTCATGGACGAGGCCACCAGCACCCCGCATGACGGCCATGAATTGCTGGAGCGTTTGCAAGAAGAGCTGGCCGGGCTGCGCGGCATGGGAATGCCGGTGCCAGATGATCTGGCGGCGCTCGAAAAATCGCTTGCGGCCACAATGGCGCGCCGCCCCGCGCGCCCCAAACCCCCAACCGAAAGCTAGTTGCCCGGCAGCAGCTTGCCGGGGTTCATGATGTTTTGCGGGTCCAAGCTTGCCTTGATCTTGCGCATCACATCCAGCGCGGGGCCATGCTCGGCCTCCATATAGGCAGTCTTGCCCATGCCAATTCCGTGTTCGCCGCTGATCGTGCCGCCAAGCGACAGAGCCAGACCGTTCAAACGGTTGGAAAATTCCTGGGCGCGGGCCATCTCGTCGGGGTTGTCATGGTCAACCGAAATGCCGCAGTGAAAATTGCCATCGCCCACATGCCCGACCATTGAAACGGTCAGGCCAAGCGCGGTCGCATCGGCGCGGGCTTTGGCCACAGCCTCGGCCAGCATGGAAATCGGCACGCAGATATCGGTGTTTTTTACCCGCGCGCCGGGGCGGTGTGCCTTTTGCGCGTAATAGGCATTGTGGCGCATTTTCCATAGCCGGCTGCGGTCTTCGGCCAGATGCGCCCATTCAAAGCCTTCGGCCCCAAACGTGTTGGCGATCTCACCGAAAGCAGCCGCCTGTTCCTGCACGTTGGCTTTCGAGCCGTTGAATTCCACAAACAAATGCGGCATTTCGGGCAGGTTTACCCCCGCATGAAGGTTGAAGCCGCGCGCCATCATCTCGTCTACAAATTCAATCCGCGCCATCGGAATGTTGGATTGGATGGTCGTGATCACGGTATTCACCGCATCTTCAAAACTGGCAAAGCGGCAGGTGGCGGCGCTGGTCGCCTCGGGTATGGCCTGTAATTTCAGCGTGAGTTCGGTGATGATGCCAAGCGTGCCTTCCGAGCCGACGAACAGATGCGTCAGGTCATAGCCGCTGGATGATTTGCGCGCCCGCGTGCCGGTGCGGATGATCTGGCCATCGGCCATGACCACCTCCAGCGCCAGCACAGAGTCGCGCATCGTGCCATAGCGCACGGCGGCTGTGCCGCTGGCGCGGGTGGCCGCCATACCGCCAAGGCTGGCATTCGCGCCGGGGTCGATGGGAAAGAACAGGCCGGTGGCGCGCAACTCGGTGTTCAATGCCTCGCGCGTGACACCGGGTTGCACGGTGCAGTCGAGGTCTTCGGCATGAACGGCCAGCACCTTGTCCATGCGCATCAGATCGACCACCACGCCACCGCGCGCGGCAAGCTGGTGGCCTTCAAGCGCGGTGCCGGTGCCATAGGCAACCACAGGGCAATCATGCGTGGCACAAATTTTCACAATCTGCGACACCTCGGCCGTGCTGGTGGGGAAGGCCACCGCATCGGGCGGG
This genomic window contains:
- the recN gene encoding DNA repair protein RecN translates to MLLQLVIRDVLLIDRVELAFQPGLNVLTGETGAGKSILLDSLGFVLGWRGRADVVRQGAEQGEVTAEFALSADHPAQAILDEAGLPGGDMLLLRRVAGRDGRKRAWVNDRPVSGEVLRSLSDVLVELHGQHDDRGLLDARGHMGLLDSFAQNDAQLEATRAAWRQLASLRSAIAKALAAQDAAARDKDFLTHAVAELDQFAPETGEDEALDTRRRLMQAAQRIREDVAKAANAMSHEGAEGAMGDALRWLEDVAPKAEGLLDGAIDALGRALNELGEAQSEVERALDRLLADPDDLDLVEERLFALRALARKHQVAPNDLAGLADELRARLGAITSGAENLARLKADAIRAEEAFQTQAGALTAARQKAAKKLDAAMAAELASLKLEQARFSTAIGEATAGPDGVDSVSFVVATNPGAPAGPIDRIASGGELSRFLLALKVCLSARSSGLTMIFDEIDRGVGGATADAVGRRLAAVAARSQVLVVTHSPQVAAQGAHHWRVEKAVQKGQTETRVRPLDAPERVDEIARMLAGDSITDAARAAAQSLLASRTAS
- a CDS encoding TraR/DksA family transcriptional regulator, yielding MNPHSDRRAALENRLKELNWKLVEIEDALDETPSADSEERAVEREDDEVLEGIGAASQAEIRMINAALARIESGDYGICTICGEDIAEARLDLVPHTPFCKNCAP
- a CDS encoding FAD-binding oxidoreductase, producing MSIDTAIEALRNLLGTRLSTNSAIMDQHGQNEAYFPVTPPDAVAFPTSTAEVSQIVKICATHDCPVVAYGTGTALEGHQLAARGGVVVDLMRMDKVLAVHAEDLDCTVQPGVTREALNTELRATGLFFPIDPGANASLGGMAATRASGTAAVRYGTMRDSVLALEVVMADGQIIRTGTRARKSSSGYDLTHLFVGSEGTLGIITELTLKLQAIPEATSAATCRFASFEDAVNTVITTIQSNIPMARIEFVDEMMARGFNLHAGVNLPEMPHLFVEFNGSKANVQEQAAAFGEIANTFGAEGFEWAHLAEDRSRLWKMRHNAYYAQKAHRPGARVKNTDICVPISMLAEAVAKARADATALGLTVSMVGHVGDGNFHCGISVDHDNPDEMARAQEFSNRLNGLALSLGGTISGEHGIGMGKTAYMEAEHGPALDVMRKIKASLDPQNIMNPGKLLPGN